The stretch of DNA TATCACTTTGATTGCCGAGAgcgtgaaattaattaacgattgTAATTTAACTCGTCGATCCTGAATTGGGCGCGATACGAAGTATATAATAATTCTTGTCTGCATTAATCAggattttatttacattaatttgtgtatatgtatgtacgtgtatatatatatatattttttttatctacaTAATTCTTTGATTTGTCGAGTAATCTGAAATCGCAATTGTGTTTCATTCCAGGTGTATCCCTTCGTTAGCTACTGAACACTACTTACTCATGCATACAATCCTCACGAATTTGTTCTTACCAGTCGTGTGCGACTGTGGTTGCTGAGAATCTGTACATCTTTCCGGTTGATCGAGTCCCTCGGCGGATGTGTCACCGCTACCACCTTTCAGAGAACGATACAAAGAACGTACTTTGTTAACGGACGAATGACCAGGCGGTGTCTTGGGTTTCGTGCTGTCCGGAGATTTTCTCGATCGTCGACTTTGACTGCGATCGCGACCCTCTTCTCGACCCGGTGACTTTTTGCGATCTTCTTTATTCCTAGTTTTCTCGATCAATTGGCTAAGAACGCTTCTTTTTTGTTCCGAGGATTTCGCTGAACCGTATACTATGATGTTGCCGCTCGAGTCCAAAACAGCTCCAATACTGGATGGTGTACGACAACGCGTCGGTATCTCTTTGTTCTCTGTTACAGACAGTTTGCGTACAATCTAGCAACGGTTTAAAGAAAACTTAACAAAGGGAATGATATACCTTTCATATAGAGTGCATTATCAGCACTGGTGGCAGTGGTGCGAGAATGTCGGTGATCCTTGATCGGAGCCTGAGTTTGTTGTTGCGACGGTTCCTGCATCTGCAAGCGTGACAGATGATCAAGCAACGCTTGCAAATGTTGAGTACTGGCCGCGTCAGAAGCTGTCATGCTTATTTCACCAGCATTAACACCGGAAGAGAAGGATTTCACGAAAGGTTCTAATTGTTGAGCAAGGTTCTGCAGCTGTTTCACTTGACTCCTCAACGACATTATATCGTTCATCTAGATAGGTAGAAAAACGATCGATTATTACGTTcttagaataaaaaatataaaaattgcaaagagAAAACGATAATACCtgagaatgaaatatttctttttccatctGAATTCTACATAGCTGTTCATCCCATAATGCGTCAAACACGTTTCTAAGTCGTTCTAATTCCATCTGCTGATGCTCCAATTGTTGCTCCAATACTTTACAATCTCTAGCTACATGCTCGTAACGCGTACCCAACGGAGGAGTATTAGCTCTTCTCAAAAGTGCTACGTCACGATGAAGTTCCTCTAAACGTTCCTTTACCATCATTAACTGTTGATTCAATTCGTTTAATTGGGTATCAAATGTTCTACAGTGTTTGGAAAACGGTCCGCTATCAGTTCCGCTCTTCGACGAAATCTTCTGAGACGACTTGCTACTCTGcttgaaaagaaagaaagaatttcTTGCACGTATACGCGGTAATGAATAAACTGTCCAATACCGACTATCGTATTCGGCTAATAAACTAACAGGAAAcgaaaatttgtataatttatatatttctgtttttctctttcttttttttgtccAGAATTTGATTATATCTACGAGAATGACTGTATCTAAACTGACTACTATCTACCACCATACGATTAATTGTAAGTACAAGCcacattatatgtacatcgtatatcgagtaaaaaattctataaacaaaaatacttACACAGAAGTGTGCGTGAGAAAtgcaatgaaaaaaaaaacttgtAATATGAACGTAAAAATGGAATTCGTAATCGAGAGGTGGCCAGGCTAAAATGCTTGTAGATACCTGCTGCATCACTGGTGGATCTTGTTGAACCAACGAATGAGTTTGATCGTACAACGATTCTTTCGGGGTCTGTGCCTGACCTATGTAAGGCTGCAATGCGcgagaaaattcatttttgtaGTTGGTCTTGAGGTGAGCAGTTAGCAAAGGTGGCCTCGAAGGATATCCCAATTGGGCAACGCGACTCAATCGCTCCAGCATCGGATGAGCTAACTCGAGAAACTGATACTTGGTCGCACCGCCGGTGAACGCGGTGCACAGCATCAAATGCGTCTGTAGGACAGGAAACGCGGAACCTAGAGAAAACAGCTGGCTACAGACCATTCTTTCTTTCGTCTCGAATTGTTGCTGCAGCTCTGCCAATACGTTGTTGTGGGTTTTCGTAATGGCTTCCTGCATTCCCTGACAAAACGAATTCAGTGCCCTTTTCTCGGAATCCAGACTGTGTCGTAGTTCGTCTAGTTGCGATTTTAGGGCCAACACCCCGTCCCGTACGCCAGCCTGCAGCTCGCAGATCGAATTAACCGCCCGTTCCATCTTTTTCGATGCCTGCTGCCAGGCACTTTCAATGTCGATACAATGAAG from Osmia bicornis bicornis chromosome 10, iOsmBic2.1, whole genome shotgun sequence encodes:
- the LOC114874167 gene encoding RING finger protein 207-like isoform X2, whose product is MANSTGSTVDGIGVGVGENDGTTGVTGGGPRNPLICGVCHDYFNEPCLLSCFHTFCARCIRGPHLEGKVSCPICGQQTQLKDGAQLPPADHLIRQLVELANSENPPCANCDKRDKSTMFFCTTCGQALCTHCREHTHRAKMFSAHEVLHMSKCAKDTQRRCSTHGEQYIMYSQSAKCMLCATCFRDTPADARLHCIDIESAWQQASKKMERAVNSICELQAGVRDGVLALKSQLDELRHSLDSEKRALNSFCQGMQEAITKTHNNVLAELQQQFETKERMVCSQLFSLGSAFPVLQTHLMLCTAFTGGATKYQFLELAHPMLERLSRVAQLGYPSRPPLLTAHLKTNYKNEFSRALQPYIGQAQTPKESLYDQTHSLVQQDPPVMQQSSKSSQKISSKSGTDSGPFSKHCRTFDTQLNELNQQLMMVKERLEELHRDVALLRRANTPPLGTRYEHVARDCKVLEQQLEHQQMELERLRNVFDALWDEQLCRIQMEKEIFHSQMNDIMSLRSQVKQLQNLAQQLEPFVKSFSSGVNAGEISMTASDAASTQHLQALLDHLSRLQMQEPSQQQTQAPIKDHRHSRTTATSADNALYMKENKEIPTRCRTPSSIGAVLDSSGNIIVYGSAKSSEQKRSVLSQLIEKTRNKEDRKKSPGREEGRDRSQSRRSRKSPDSTKPKTPPGHSSVNKVRSLYRSLKGGSGDTSAEGLDQPERCTDSQQPQSHTTGKNKFVRIVCMSEEGEYQRISEASSIGEAKKRVQAQVHAVPDEQPIPTGKGAKVYPASDSEDVFYVEEKASMEVRRRRRASCDSLSTTGSGSRRSSIADGTVGQSAQQDPRKTLVLLIGSTPKSSSLVQKQRSWETFPRPKSKRSVTSSEGAASSLSQLKKTDSFEGHEETVKTLVAAVQETRSHLRHHHMHHHRHHRKSKTN
- the LOC114874167 gene encoding RING finger protein 207-like isoform X1 yields the protein MANSTGSTVDGIGVGVGENDGTTGVTGGGPRNPLICGVCHDYFNEPCLLSCFHTFCARCIRGPHLEGKVSCPICGQQTQLKDGAQLPPADHLIRQLVELANSENPPCANCDKRDKSTMFFCTTCGQALCTHCREHTHRAKMFSAHEVLHMSKCAKDTQRRCSTHGEQYIMYSQSAKCMLCATCFRDTPADARLHCIDIESAWQQASKKMERAVNSICELQAGVRDGVLALKSQLDELRHSLDSEKRALNSFCQGMQEAITKTHNNVLAELQQQFETKERMVCSQLFSLGSAFPVLQTHLMLCTAFTGGATKYQFLELAHPMLERLSRVAQLGYPSRPPLLTAHLKTNYKNEFSRALQPYIGQAQTPKESLYDQTHSLVQQDPPVMQQQSSKSSQKISSKSGTDSGPFSKHCRTFDTQLNELNQQLMMVKERLEELHRDVALLRRANTPPLGTRYEHVARDCKVLEQQLEHQQMELERLRNVFDALWDEQLCRIQMEKEIFHSQMNDIMSLRSQVKQLQNLAQQLEPFVKSFSSGVNAGEISMTASDAASTQHLQALLDHLSRLQMQEPSQQQTQAPIKDHRHSRTTATSADNALYMKENKEIPTRCRTPSSIGAVLDSSGNIIVYGSAKSSEQKRSVLSQLIEKTRNKEDRKKSPGREEGRDRSQSRRSRKSPDSTKPKTPPGHSSVNKVRSLYRSLKGGSGDTSAEGLDQPERCTDSQQPQSHTTGKNKFVRIVCMSEEGEYQRISEASSIGEAKKRVQAQVHAVPDEQPIPTGKGAKVYPASDSEDVFYVEEKASMEVRRRRRASCDSLSTTGSGSRRSSIADGTVGQSAQQDPRKTLVLLIGSTPKSSSLVQKQRSWETFPRPKSKRSVTSSEGAASSLSQLKKTDSFEGHEETVKTLVAAVQETRSHLRHHHMHHHRHHRKSKTN
- the LOC114874167 gene encoding RING finger protein 207-like isoform X7 is translated as MFFCTTCGQALCTHCREHTHRAKMFSAHEVLHMSKCAKDTQRRCSTHGEQYIMYSQSAKCMLCATCFRDTPADARLHCIDIESAWQQASKKMERAVNSICELQAGVRDGVLALKSQLDELRHSLDSEKRALNSFCQGMQEAITKTHNNVLAELQQQFETKERMVCSQLFSLGSAFPVLQTHLMLCTAFTGGATKYQFLELAHPMLERLSRVAQLGYPSRPPLLTAHLKTNYKNEFSRALQPYIGQAQTPKESLYDQTHSLVQQDPPVMQQQSSKSSQKISSKSGTDSGPFSKHCRTFDTQLNELNQQLMMVKERLEELHRDVALLRRANTPPLGTRYEHVARDCKVLEQQLEHQQMELERLRNVFDALWDEQLCRIQMEKEIFHSQMNDIMSLRSQVKQLQNLAQQLEPFVKSFSSGVNAGEISMTASDAASTQHLQALLDHLSRLQMQEPSQQQTQAPIKDHRHSRTTATSADNALYMKENKEIPTRCRTPSSIGAVLDSSGNIIVYGSAKSSEQKRSVLSQLIEKTRNKEDRKKSPGREEGRDRSQSRRSRKSPDSTKPKTPPGHSSVNKVRSLYRSLKGGSGDTSAEGLDQPERCTDSQQPQSHTTGKNKFVRIVCMSEEGEYQRISEASSIGEAKKRVQAQVHAVPDEQPIPTGKGAKVYPASDSEDVFYVEEKASMEVRRRRRASCDSLSTTGSGSRRSSIADGTVGQSAQQDPRKTLVLLIGSTPKSSSLVQKQRSWETFPRPKSKRSVTSSEGAASSLSQLKKTDSFEGHEETVKTLVAAVQETRSHLRHHHMHHHRHHRKSKTN
- the LOC114874167 gene encoding RING finger protein 207-like isoform X4, giving the protein MANSTGSTVDGIGVGVGENDGTTGVTGGGPRNPLICGVCHDYFNEPCLLSCFHTFCARCIRGPHLEGKVSCPICGQQTQLKDGAQLPPADHLIRQLVELANSENPPCANCDKRDKSTMFFCTTCGQALCTHCREHTHRAKMFSAHEVLHMSKCAKDTQRRCSTHGEQYIMYSQSAKCMLCATCFRDTPADARLHCIDIESAWQQASKKMERAVNSICELQAGVRDGVLALKSQLDELRHSLDSEKRALNSFCQGMQEAITKTHNNVLAELQQQFETKERMVCSQLFSLGSAFPVLQTHLMLCTAFTGGATKYQFLELAHPMLERLSRVAQLGYPSRPPLLTAHLKTNYKNEFSRALQPYIGQAQTPKESLYDQTHSLVQQDPPVMQQSSKSSQKISSKSGTDSGPFSKHCRTFDTQLNELNQQLMMVKERLEELHRDVALLRRANTPPLGTRYEHVARDCKVLEQQLEHQQMELERLRNVFDALWDEQLCRIQMEKEIFHSQMNDIMSLRSQVKQLQNLAQQLEPFVKSFSSGVNAGEISMTASDAASTQHLQALLDHLSRLQMQEPSQQQTQAPIKDHRHSRTTATSADNALYMKENKEIPTRCRTPSSIGAVLDSSGNIIVYGSAKSSEQKRSVLSQLIEKTRNKEDRKKSPGREEGRDRSQSRRSRKSPDSTKPKTPPGHSSVNKVRSLYRSLKGGSGDTSAEGLDQPERCTDSQQPQSHTTGEEGEYQRISEASSIGEAKKRVQAQVHAVPDEQPIPTGKGAKVYPASDSEDVFYVEEKASMEVRRRRRASCDSLSTTGSGSRRSSIADGTVGQSAQQDPRKTLVLLIGSTPKSSSLVQKQRSWETFPRPKSKRSVTSSEGAASSLSQLKKTDSFEGHEETVKTLVAAVQETRSHLRHHHMHHHRHHRKSKTN
- the LOC114874167 gene encoding RING finger protein 207-like isoform X5; protein product: MANSTGSTVDGIGVGVGENDGTTGVTGGGPRNPLICGVCHDYFNEPCLLSCFHTFCARCIRGPHLEGKVSCPICGQQTQLKDGAQLPPADHLIRQLVELANSENPPCANCDKRDKSTMFFCTTCGQALCTHCREHTHRAKMFSAHEVLHMSKCAKDTQRRCSTHGEQYIMYSQSAKCMLCATCFRDTPADARLHCIDIESAWQQASKKMERAVNSICELQAGVRDGVLALKSQLDELRHSLDSEKRALNSFCQGMQEAITKTHNNVLAELQQQFETKERMVCSQLFSLGSAFPVLQTHLMLCTAFTGGATKYQFLELAHPMLERLSRVAQLGYPSRPPLLTAHLKTNYKNEFSRALQPYIGQAQTPKESLYDQTHSLVQQDPPVMQQQSSKSSQKISSKSGTDSGPFSKHCRTFDTQLNELNQQLMMVKERLEELHRDVALLRRANTPPLGTRYEHVARDCKVLEQQLEHQQMELERLRNVFDALWDEQLCRIQMEKEIFHSQMNDIMSLRSQVKQLQNLAQQLEPFVKSFSSGVNAGEISMTASDAASTQHLQALLDHLSRLQMQEPSQQQTQAPIKDHRHSRTTATSADNALYMKENKEIPTRCRTPSSIGAVLDSSGNIIVYGSAKSSEQKRSVLSQLIEKTRNKEDRKKSPGREEGRDRSQSRRSRKSPDSTKPKTPPGHSSVNKVRSLYRSLKGGSGDTSAEGLDQPERCTDSQQPQSHTTGKNKFVRIVCMSEEGEYQRISEASSIGEAKKRVQAQVHAVPDEQPIPTGKGAKVYPASDSEDVFYVEEKASMEVRRRRRASCDSLSTTGSGSRRSSIADGTKQRSWETFPRPKSKRSVTSSEGAASSLSQLKKTDSFEGHEETVKTLVAAVQETRSHLRHHHMHHHRHHRKSKTN
- the LOC114874167 gene encoding RING finger protein 207-like isoform X3, translated to MANSTGSTVDGIGVGVGENDGTTGVTGGGPRNPLICGVCHDYFNEPCLLSCFHTFCARCIRGPHLEGKVSCPICGQQTQLKDGAQLPPADHLIRQLVELANSENPPCANCDKRDKSTMFFCTTCGQALCTHCREHTHRAKMFSAHEVLHMSKCAKDTQRRCSTHGEQYIMYSQSAKCMLCATCFRDTPADARLHCIDIESAWQQASKKMERAVNSICELQAGVRDGVLALKSQLDELRHSLDSEKRALNSFCQGMQEAITKTHNNVLAELQQQFETKERMVCSQLFSLGSAFPVLQTHLMLCTAFTGGATKYQFLELAHPMLERLSRVAQLGYPSRPPLLTAHLKTNYKNEFSRALQPYIGQAQTPKESLYDQTHSLVQQDPPVMQQQSSKSSQKISSKSGTDSGPFSKHCRTFDTQLNELNQQLMMVKERLEELHRDVALLRRANTPPLGTRYEHVARDCKVLEQQLEHQQMELERLRNVFDALWDEQLCRIQMEKEIFHSQMNDIMSLRSQVKQLQNLAQQLEPFVKSFSSGVNAGEISMTASDAASTQHLQALLDHLSRLQMQEPSQQQTQAPIKDHRHSRTTATSADNALYMKENKEIPTRCRTPSSIGAVLDSSGNIIVYGSAKSSEQKRSVLSQLIEKTRNKEDRKKSPGREEGRDRSQSRRSRKSPDSTKPKTPPGHSSVNKVRSLYRSLKGGSGDTSAEGLDQPERCTDSQQPQSHTTGEEGEYQRISEASSIGEAKKRVQAQVHAVPDEQPIPTGKGAKVYPASDSEDVFYVEEKASMEVRRRRRASCDSLSTTGSGSRRSSIADGTVGQSAQQDPRKTLVLLIGSTPKSSSLVQKQRSWETFPRPKSKRSVTSSEGAASSLSQLKKTDSFEGHEETVKTLVAAVQETRSHLRHHHMHHHRHHRKSKTN
- the LOC114874167 gene encoding RING finger protein 207-like isoform X6, translated to MASLGQQTQLKDGAQLPPADHLIRQLVELANSENPPCANCDKRDKSTMFFCTTCGQALCTHCREHTHRAKMFSAHEVLHMSKCAKDTQRRCSTHGEQYIMYSQSAKCMLCATCFRDTPADARLHCIDIESAWQQASKKMERAVNSICELQAGVRDGVLALKSQLDELRHSLDSEKRALNSFCQGMQEAITKTHNNVLAELQQQFETKERMVCSQLFSLGSAFPVLQTHLMLCTAFTGGATKYQFLELAHPMLERLSRVAQLGYPSRPPLLTAHLKTNYKNEFSRALQPYIGQAQTPKESLYDQTHSLVQQDPPVMQQQSSKSSQKISSKSGTDSGPFSKHCRTFDTQLNELNQQLMMVKERLEELHRDVALLRRANTPPLGTRYEHVARDCKVLEQQLEHQQMELERLRNVFDALWDEQLCRIQMEKEIFHSQMNDIMSLRSQVKQLQNLAQQLEPFVKSFSSGVNAGEISMTASDAASTQHLQALLDHLSRLQMQEPSQQQTQAPIKDHRHSRTTATSADNALYMKENKEIPTRCRTPSSIGAVLDSSGNIIVYGSAKSSEQKRSVLSQLIEKTRNKEDRKKSPGREEGRDRSQSRRSRKSPDSTKPKTPPGHSSVNKVRSLYRSLKGGSGDTSAEGLDQPERCTDSQQPQSHTTGKNKFVRIVCMSEEGEYQRISEASSIGEAKKRVQAQVHAVPDEQPIPTGKGAKVYPASDSEDVFYVEEKASMEVRRRRRASCDSLSTTGSGSRRSSIADGTVGQSAQQDPRKTLVLLIGSTPKSSSLVQKQRSWETFPRPKSKRSVTSSEGAASSLSQLKKTDSFEGHEETVKTLVAAVQETRSHLRHHHMHHHRHHRKSKTN
- the LOC114874167 gene encoding RING finger protein 207-like isoform X8 yields the protein MFSAHEVLHMSKCAKDTQRRCSTHGEQYIMYSQSAKCMLCATCFRDTPADARLHCIDIESAWQQASKKMERAVNSICELQAGVRDGVLALKSQLDELRHSLDSEKRALNSFCQGMQEAITKTHNNVLAELQQQFETKERMVCSQLFSLGSAFPVLQTHLMLCTAFTGGATKYQFLELAHPMLERLSRVAQLGYPSRPPLLTAHLKTNYKNEFSRALQPYIGQAQTPKESLYDQTHSLVQQDPPVMQQQSSKSSQKISSKSGTDSGPFSKHCRTFDTQLNELNQQLMMVKERLEELHRDVALLRRANTPPLGTRYEHVARDCKVLEQQLEHQQMELERLRNVFDALWDEQLCRIQMEKEIFHSQMNDIMSLRSQVKQLQNLAQQLEPFVKSFSSGVNAGEISMTASDAASTQHLQALLDHLSRLQMQEPSQQQTQAPIKDHRHSRTTATSADNALYMKENKEIPTRCRTPSSIGAVLDSSGNIIVYGSAKSSEQKRSVLSQLIEKTRNKEDRKKSPGREEGRDRSQSRRSRKSPDSTKPKTPPGHSSVNKVRSLYRSLKGGSGDTSAEGLDQPERCTDSQQPQSHTTGKNKFVRIVCMSEEGEYQRISEASSIGEAKKRVQAQVHAVPDEQPIPTGKGAKVYPASDSEDVFYVEEKASMEVRRRRRASCDSLSTTGSGSRRSSIADGTVGQSAQQDPRKTLVLLIGSTPKSSSLVQKQRSWETFPRPKSKRSVTSSEGAASSLSQLKKTDSFEGHEETVKTLVAAVQETRSHLRHHHMHHHRHHRKSKTN